The following DNA comes from Hordeum vulgare subsp. vulgare chromosome 3H, MorexV3_pseudomolecules_assembly, whole genome shotgun sequence.
GGCCAGAGATAGACAAGAAATTCAAATGAGCAACAAAGTGATAATAAACGAATAGAAAAATTCAGATAGTACCTTTAAAAGTGTGTAATAAGCCTCTAACAAGCGGTTAGCAGCTGGACCAAACCCATGCAACTGTGGCACCTCCATCATGTGGGTCCAAGGATGAATTTCCTACAATGTCAAATAACTTCTGTCAACTAACAACTCAAAACACATGGAAAATGATAATCAGAAGTACAAATGATATTCATGTCAAGGTTGCTTGTCTGGAATATAAAGAGGAGATACAGGGAGAAAATTACATACTGATGCATAAGATATTCACCTTAGTGTATATCATATTGAAGGATTTTACTGTTTCAAGAAATGATTGCAAATGTTTCCTCAACTTAAACTCTGTCTCGGCATAGTCTTCATTCGGATTATAGTCATACTGGACAGCAGAGACTACACTGTTAGCACAAATAGTATACTGCAGAGTACTGTCAACAAACTAACAAACATGCTATTCACGGGAATTTCAGTTAAAAGTGTACAAGTTTATTTTAATACCCTTGAGGCTAGCTCCTGAACCATCTGTTGCAGATTTGACATCTTTTTGGTATACTCACCTGAATCGCCTCAGTGTCGACTGAAGGCGTGATACCGAGGAAATTCGCGATCTCCGCCAAGTCTGCACAACCCCAATCAACCATCAGCACCAGGTGCGCGGGTAGGCCAGCACTGCCAGCTTCCGCTGGATCTCCTCCATCTGCTTCGATGCCATGGGGAACCAATCCTCCCCGCTCGCGGCGGCCGGCCGGCTTGGTGTTGATTGGGCTGTGGGGATCGAGCCGACGGGGACAGCCCAGCGAGCGAGATGGATGACGTTACGCTCATTTAGCAATAACCTAAATTTTGGTCATCATTTGGATGGTGCCATTATCTGGCATGGCCCAGGGAATCAGCAAGCTTCTTTTCCAACCTTCAACAAAGTCACGGCCAGCGAGAACCACATCTTGTTGTGGTGGTGCAGTTATGGGGGTATGATTTCACCCGCCAGGGTCTATATCATGGTGCTCACGTTTACACGCATGCACACTTGCAGAGGTATTCAATAGAAATTTAGTGAGAACTGGATCAAAGTTACCCTGACGGATCATTCTTCCTATCTGCATGACTACCTGGTCAGCATGACTGAGCCAAATTTTGGCTCACCCATGTTTAGTCCATTATTTGTCTGGCACCTAAAAAATCATGCCTGCACTTTGGTCATGGCCAATATTTGTTAGGGTAAAGTGTGGTCATTCAAACACCCTTTAGTTTTCAGGTTACCCAGGGAAGGACTCTACATGAATAATATGGAGCAGTTTTTATAAGCTCGGAAGAGACCAGCTAAATCATGATGTGCTGATTAGGGAAAAGATAAAAGGTAACTCATAACCCAAGAAACTATACCATAGTTCGCTGATAATGGATAGAAGATAACGTCCTATCCTATCAACTACGGAAATAATTCAAAAATGAGATGTAACTGATAGTTCTCAAACTATAAACCGTGTGTCTGCTTCTCCATATGAAAATAAAGCAATTTCAGACTAACATCAGATAAAGACATGGAGCAATAAGTACTGGTTTACAGTCAAGAAATATAAACTTGGCTTACTTCTGTGAATCAATAATGGACATGCGTGCCACTATAAGTTTGCAGTACACTTCAATCAGGTCGTATGCATGCATGAACTTCTCTTCCCTTATGACATGTTCAACCTATGGGGGAAATGGCATAGGTCAGTAGTAGAAGAAAATGCCGAGCAGAAGCATAGAATTGTGTGACAAGCGGTCAGACGTCACGTACTTGAGCACAGAAATTGGCAATAGCTTAATGTAACAGGGAAGATAAGTTAGCACAATCGACCAACCATTGGCCCGATACTCAGTTCACACAAACACATCGAGGCTTACCCTAATGCGCGTGGTCTGGTCCTGGTTTCCTTCGAGGAGCTGGGCGACCTCGCGGCGCATCTGGTGCACCTGCACCTCCTTCTTATTCCGCAACAGCTTGATCCGCGCCATGGCCATCTTGAGGGCAATCTTGCTGAGacgccacaaaaacaacaacaacaacaagcgttCAATTTCGCACCCCGCAGAAACCAACGGGGAAAGGAAAAAAGAAGCAAGAATATTACACCATTAAACCAACGAGGAAATGAAAAGTTTAAGCAACTACCTATTACACCATTAAATACGTTCTTTCCGCACCTTATTTGCAACTGGTCCTTGAGCAAGATATGGCTTTTCATCTCGTAGATGGTGGAAGCCATATGCGACTTGGGCATCCATCCCTATCCAAAATAAATGGCACACTCAGCAACGAATCAAGGCTCTAACAAATTGTAATAAAGAATAAACCATATAATTTAGCAAAAAATCATTGACCTGGTACATTCATGTCTTGTGGTTTCAGTTGTAGTCTTACAACTTTATATTATCATAGAGACAGTGCGTGTAGTTTTAGATTATATATTTCACATCGAACTTCCAGATACTGAAGAATATTTGGCCATTCAAAATTTCAAATTAAGGTTTAGTGCACACAAATaatttgagacaaccctaaaCACCTAGGAACTGGAGAGAAAATAGATATTACATGTATTATCCAGTTAGTCTGAATATAAAACCTCTCAAGTACATGTAGATCACCATGTAAAGTTCACAAGAAATAACAGAATTAGCCAAGGAAAGGAAGTAGATGAAGTAACAAAGTAATACCAATGCTAAGGTAGTTGTAGAATACACCTTTATAGCAAGAAGCTTTTTCGGTTAACTCACTGCCACTTGCCTGCACCAAATTACACAAGGCCTTTAGCAAATACATAAGTACTTGCACACTCACTGAGAAAGATTATATGAGGGATGGCAGTATTTTCAAGCAGAGTTGACAATCGACAGAAGAAAATAAGATGCCGGAACAATCCACCAAACTATTCAAGAGAAACAAATTCTAACAAGCATTTGAAACAACAAGTATGGCAGGCAACCACGCAGAGTCAAGGAGTAGCACGCATTCAAAGCTACTATGCAAAACTTAGCAGTAACTGAAATTATTTTCCTAGGTAAGTAAGGGACATCCTGTATGCAACTTAGATTTTCAAAATTGACTTGAATATTTCTTAAAAATGCGAAGTTTAAACTATCTTTGATCATTTAGGCGCAGACAACAGACAATATAATGCAGAGTTCATGTTACAACTCGCATTCAAAGAAGAGCTATCTCAACAATAGTTTTTTATGTTGTCATTGTAATCTTAAACAGATGTCCAAAACAATGTTCTTAAGTGGAGAGGAGATCTAACAATCGAAGAAGAGCATGCTACCGAGTGTATAGATTTGAGCTAAAGTCTGTTTACTATTTCAGGGTGTAGTTTCCAGGTAAATTCATAGTGAAGACCTTGCTGAACTCCAGCTGATCGGCAGGTTCTGCTTTCTTAAGTGCGTGTGGCAACTCTGTTATTTCTCCCTCTGGCATCTTAATCACAGCCTGCCAACTGCAAAAACATTGGTAGCGATTTTCAGAGCAAAAACAGATGAAAAGTGTATGTCCAATTATTAGAAGAAACATCTAGAGTTGAGCTTATCCACGATGTACACATCTTACGCATTTGgagataataaatatggcagatagCTGTTGGGCATATGTAGATTGATGATTTTCTTCCACCATTGGGAAATATATTCCAGAAAGGTATATGATAAGTTTTACTCGGCAGTGCAAAATATGTTCTTCTCTTGCAGCAACAAGGAAAAAATCATGGGTATAACTGCAAGAGACCTAAAGCTTAATCACCTCTTTGCCGGGACATAACTAACATAAGGAACAAAAACGTAATGGGACCAAGGTAGTGTTAGGAGACCACATTTTTTAGTTGAGTTAGAGTAGAAAGGCATAGTTAGCCAGTGATAACTAACCTGTGGCACCCTCTTCTTCCGTGGAAGCATCAGAATCAACCGAATCCTTGGCATAATCCTTCACATCTCCCTCATTATTTGGCAGGCCCTCGTCGTCACTTTGCACTTGAGTGCCCTGGCTCAACTCAACATCACCATCACCTGGGTCTTCAACCAACTGGGTCGTCCCCCGTTGAACAGCAGCCTCATCATCGCTGCTATCATTTTCTATCTCCTCTTCCTGGCATTCCTCGACCAACTGgggctcgccacccccaccatccTCAACCTCGCATTCTTCAACCAACTGGGTCCTATCCCCATCACCGGCTTCATCCTCCATGCTGCCaccatcttcctcttcctcctcctctactACGTGTGTCTGCCCAGCGACGCCACCGGCATCATCCTCCGAGTCCTCCACCACCTATGTGTCATCAGAAatcctctcctccccctccccctcaaaTTCATCAACCGCCTCGgtctcctcgtcgtcctcgtccagCGGCTGCGTCTCTCCATACAGCATGCAGCCATCCTCCTCGCCCCCGCTCTGCGTCGTGTCGCCGGAGCTAACTGGAGACCCTAATCGCAGACCGTTGCCATCCTCCTCGCCCCCGCTCTGGGTCGTGTCGTCGGAGCTAACCGGAGACCCTACCCACAGCCGCCGCAAACATAAGGTCAGCAGCACATTTACACCAACCGACGACGAAAAGAAAAGAACCAAGAGACTCACCCAGCGGCGGCGTCCCTCCGTCGTCCATGACCTAGGTCTCCACACCGTCCATGGCGACACAGCCAGGAATCTGCACACGCACACGCACCTCGCCAATCAACACCAACCCTAAACCCTCAGCAGTTTAATAACAGTAGCTAGGCGTCGCGGCGGGAGGGGCGCCCaggggggggcggggggggggggggaggggtcgcGGGGGGCGGGGTGCAGGGTGCAGGGGTCGTAGCGGCGAGCGGCGAGGAGGCGtcgcgtcggggggggggggggggggcggttaACTGCGTTTTTGTCGTGGGTGGACAATTAGTGCTAACGAAGTCTGGTTAGTTTCGTTAATAACGTATCTAGATCGTTGATTAAATGATTAGACGTTTGAGATTACgagttggatctgccctctcgtgcttttattaGTAAAGATTTATCTTCAAGTCatcattcatatatatatatatatgcatatatatatatgtgtgtgtatatatatatatatatatatatatatatatatatagaacgaTTCAAACATCCAAAAATCCAGCGGAGCGGTGCGTGCATCCACGGTAGATGGATAGAAGGAAACAGTGGGAAAAACGCCTACAAATTCAAACGAAAACAACACCGCCGCAAGCTGCCAAAGAGATCGGCTAGCGGGAGCACGCAAGcgaagagatttttccttccctcCCATCCCATCTCCCCCGTCTCCTTTCCCCACAAACAATCCCATCTCTCCTCCGACCTCCATGGCTCCACGACCCCCTCCACACCGCGCTCCACATATATAGGACCTCTCCCCCGCCCATGCCTCCATCTCTTTCTCGTTCGTTGCCGCCTCTCCTGCGCCAACCACGCTATTCCTAACGACTAACTCGTGCGCCGCGACACGGCCGCAGAGGGCTCAGCCGCCGCGCGCCTCGGAGCCAGGGGGGTCGGGGAGGGGAACGCGGGAGGTTTGGGCTTGGGAGCGCGCGCGCACGCCATGGACGCGCTGAGGTTTCTGGGCGGCGTCCGGCCCGCCGCGCCGCCGCAGCCCCCCTCGGTGGCGCCGCCGCCGGcgcagcggcagcagcagcagcagacgcGCGCCGCGATGCCGCGCATGTggccgcgcggcgaggaggccggGGCGAGGCCCGACGCGGAGGAGCGGAGGCAGGGCAACTGGGTGCTGCAGATGCTGAGGGTGCAACCCAGGTGGGCGGATCAGGCGGACGCGGAGGCGGCCGGGGCCGGCGGGGGAGGCGGTCGCGGAGGGCAGGAGGACGAGTCGCCGGACGTGTCCGGGGCCGAGAGGTGCGCgtcgtgcggcggcggcggcggggaagaggaggaggaaggctgCGCCGTCGGGGCGGACGAGGGCGATGGCGAGGTGTTCGACCGCGCGTCCTTCTCGAggctcctccggaaggtgtccatCGAGGACGCCAAGGAGTACTCCAGGATGTCCTACCTCTGCAACATCGCCTACATGATCCCCAAAATTCAGGTACGATCATTGCTTGCAGCTGTGCCAGTTACATACATGCACGTCCCCTGCTTAACAATCACAGCCGCGGTCAACCCCGCTCCTCATGATACGTGAACATTACAGCAGGCTGTGGTATTTTTAGGAATGCAAAGCTAGATTTAGTCTATTTTGGCCTTTACTGTACCTCTCTCTGGGTGATGGTCAGTCAAGTGCTTGTTTTACTATTCTGCAAACTCTGCTCCATCTCTCCCTCCGTTTCCATCGAGTGTCACTTGGCTGAAGCTGCTTCTGGACGTGCTCATGATGTATTATGACTTATGAGTTACACCAGTTACCTCATTGTTCTTGTATCTGATTTAAATGCATTTTGATAGAAAATTTTGGTACCCGATTTAAGTTTTCCTAACACTGCATTTTTTGGTTCCTCCTCGACCAAGTCAGCCAAAGTGTCTCCGCCGGTACAGCTTGCAGTTTGTGACAACATCAGTGCAAGAGAAGGACAGAGCTAATCCTGATAGGAAACAGGATCAGAGCACTGAGAAAGGTGGATCTCCAGATGAAAAACCTCGAGTTGTCAAGAATGCTGCGTCGGGgagcaaggaggaagaaggaaacggCCCGGCGATAAACCCTTTTGGAGCATACCAAGTCATGTCATCTGCTGCCTCATATTTACATTCACGGGCCATGGGCATCAATCCCTTTGGTTCCAGGACTAATGGCAAGAATGATCCAACAACCATCATGGCCATGGTGAGTGGTGAGAATGGTGAAGGTTTAACCTTGGACGAAGCCTCATTTGTGGCCACAACAAATTCAGTAACTTCCATGGTTGCTGCCAAGGAAGAAACAAGACAAGCTGTTGCAGATGATCTCAATTCTTCAAGATCCTGTCCCTCTGAATGGTTTATTTGCGATGATGATCAAGGCAGCACAAGATACTTCGTAGTTCAGGTACAACTCCTCCCTGATATCTCATGTCTCCGTGCATGTCTTCAGCATGTTACTTGATCCTGCCATTTAATTTGCTTGATCATATATTGCTTATTTTATTTGCAGGGCTCGGAGACGATCGCTTCTTGGCAGGCCAATCTACTATTTGAACCAGTCAAATTTGAGGTATGCCCGATATTCAATCATTTTAACTTCGTCTGTAGCTTCATTTAGTTATGCATCATGGACGCATCAAGCAAATTCAGTGATATTTAAACGTTTGCATTTATACTAGATGTTGAAAGGAACAGCTGTCACATTTATGTAATCTCTCTGCAAATCTTATGCACTCCAGGGACTCGATGTACTTGTCCACAGGGGAATATACGAAGCTGCCAAAGGGATGTATCACCAAATGCTGCCGTATGTCAGATCACACTTGAGAAACTATGGTAAATCCGCAGAATTGCGATTCACTGGCCATTCTCTTGGTGGGAGTCTGGCTTTGCTTGTGAATCTAATGTTACTGATGAGAGGACAGGCACCTGCTGCATCATTGTTGCCTGTAATAACGTTCGGTGCCCCATGCATCATGTGTGGCGGTGACCACTTACTCCGTAAACTCGGGTTGCCGAAGAGTCATGTGCAATCAATCACAATGCATCGGGATATTGTTCCTCGAGTATTTTCGTGCAATTATCCTGATCACGTCGCCAACATTCTGAAGCTCGCCAATGGAAATTTCCGCAGTCACCCATGCCTTACAAACCAGGTACGCTCGTGCCTGGTGACCTCTTTATTTTGCAACACAAATGGTAAATTGGTTTTTTCGAACCTATGCGGTAGATATTTCTTTTACCAGCTAATCGAGGTCCATGATAgccattttgttgttgcaaggacTTATGAGGGTAGGTTTGATTTCTGACATGGAAAACAATAGATAAGTACATTCATCGGTTGGATTATCTGCCATATCTTCTTTGTTGGATTTTCTCACTGTATGTAAGTATATTATGTAGGACTAAAACATGTGTCTTCTAAAAACTAGTAGCAATTGACTGATGCCATTTTTCTGGATAAGCATTGAAAATATACATAGCCTCAATGCATGTCCAGCAATCACACTACTAGTATTAAGTCTTAAGCAATAATAATGGTGTAATCCCTTCTCTGTGATTCACTGCAGAAACTCTTGTATGCCCCAATGGGGGAAGTCCTCATCTTGCAGCCGGACAAGAGGCTCTCCCCGCACCACCACCTTCTCCCACAGGACAGTGGCATCTACTACCTGGGCGATTCAGCAGGCATCTCCCTGAAACTGCTCCAATCCGCCGTGTCGGCCTTCTTCAACTCCCCACACCCGTTGGAGATCCTCAAGGACGGCGGCGCCTACGGCCCCAAGGGCACGGTGTACCGCGACCACGACGTGAACTCGTACCTGCGGTCGGTCCGCGGCGTGGTGCGCAAGGAGGTGCGGCGCCTCCGGGAGGCGGAGCGTGAGCGGTGGCAGCTCCTCCTGTGGTGGCCGCTGGCGGTGCACGGCGTGCTGGCCACCGGCATTGGCGGCTGGGGGAGGTGCGGCGAGCTGGCGGACGCGGTGGCGCGGGGAGGGAAGGAGACGGCGAGGCAGGTCCAGCAGCACGCCCGGCTGCTGGGGCTGTTCCTGCTGCCGGTGAAGCTGCTCGTGCTCGGGGCTCTCCTGGCCGTTAGACTGAGGTGATAGATGACGGTGATGATGATACGTAGTTCGTTTCGTTCGTTTGCACAGCGATAGCATTACATGATTCTTTTGTCCGAGCCGGGACGCCAAGCAGACACCTGTCGTGATCAGAATGCTCGGATGCTTCCTTTTCTTTAAGATCGATCCATCAGCAAAGCGTGTGTATAACAGATTAACATGAAGCCTCAGATTATAGAAAAGCCCCATCAGCAAGTTCTCTCAAAGTAGTAGCTATCATCTCTTATCGTTATTGCCTCATGTGGTTCTTGTCCATGTTAACAACTCAACAACTTATGAGCTAAAGAAGAGGTTGAACTGTAGGAGATAATCTCAAACCGACGctaaaatggagcactacaaagtTGTACTTCTTCGGTTTTAAAATAAGTGACGTAAATTTTATATTAAATTAATATAAATTTTGTATTAAATCAACTACACTTATTTTGGTACGAAGAAAGTATCAATTGCCCTTTCAAAGGAAAACTTGTATTAATTGCTAACATGAGTAGGTGAGTCGGCAGCTGCCTTGCCAGAACCTACGTTACGATACTCCACATATTGTTGACCTACGTATCATTTAGGCGTTGCTTAATGAGCAAGGTTATTACAAAAGAGCAGGCTCGAACAGTCCCCCTGGCCGGCCGTAGAGCGATTGCGTGCTAAGGGAAGGGAGAGTCCGATACCCCGTACGTACTCTACCTTGTGTCGAAGCTTGGCTCTACCTGGGTTGGACAGTTGTACGGTAACACAAGTGTGGAGCCCGCGGTTGGAAGGAAGGAGGCCCCTCCCTCCTCCAGCTCCAACGCCAATTCCAGTCGCCCAGCAAGAGTACCACCGGCACATCGTTCCTGACTTCCCGGTCATCTCCCCATTTGGTCACAGCTCGGCACACGATGATCCGACGGAAAGCGACGGGTGCACCGGCTTGGAAAGTTCCAGACGAACGGAAACTGCTCCTCCCGCTCGCAAATGGAAAACGATCGAGGGACAAGAAATACGGGCTTTCTCTTCTTTTCAAACCATCATGGTGCTTGTTGTTCCTTTCTTTCTCGCACCCGGGAACCTTCGGCGTGGCGCGGCGCGGCGCAGGCCGGGTGCCGACAAGCGCCGGGGTCGGCGTCGCGCGGCCGCTCGTGCCGATCCGGACACCTGGGCGGGGCGTGTTGCTTGCGTGGCGCGCGGCGTTGCCGGCCCTatccgctgctgctgctgctgcatgcGTTGCGGTCCGACGGAGAAGGATGTGTGGTGGAGGAGGCCGGGGGAGACCGGCACGCCCAAGCAAGCCAAAAGCTCAAGTCCGAGCCGGCGGGCAAGGGGGAGACTTGCATGGAATACACGCTCGCCTtttttccttgccacttctgaTTAATTAACCGCAGGAGTGGCCGACTGACT
Coding sequences within:
- the LOC123443385 gene encoding AUGMIN subunit 7-like, which gives rise to MVDWGCADLAEIANFLGITPSVDTEAIQYDYNPNEDYAETEFKLRKHLQSFLETVKSFNMIYTKEIHPWTHMMEVPQLHGFGPAANRLLEAYYTLLKFLGNLRSLRDSYTAMAAGSLSNSSEPSSVIKIISECESALTFLNNSLAILSTFVARERGETL
- the LOC123443386 gene encoding phospholipase A1 PLIP2, chloroplastic-like, whose translation is MDALRFLGGVRPAAPPQPPSVAPPPAQRQQQQQTRAAMPRMWPRGEEAGARPDAEERRQGNWVLQMLRVQPRWADQADAEAAGAGGGGGRGGQEDESPDVSGAERCASCGGGGGEEEEEGCAVGADEGDGEVFDRASFSRLLRKVSIEDAKEYSRMSYLCNIAYMIPKIQPKCLRRYSLQFVTTSVQEKDRANPDRKQDQSTEKGGSPDEKPRVVKNAASGSKEEEGNGPAINPFGAYQVMSSAASYLHSRAMGINPFGSRTNGKNDPTTIMAMVSGENGEGLTLDEASFVATTNSVTSMVAAKEETRQAVADDLNSSRSCPSEWFICDDDQGSTRYFVVQGSETIASWQANLLFEPVKFEGLDVLVHRGIYEAAKGMYHQMLPYVRSHLRNYGKSAELRFTGHSLGGSLALLVNLMLLMRGQAPAASLLPVITFGAPCIMCGGDHLLRKLGLPKSHVQSITMHRDIVPRVFSCNYPDHVANILKLANGNFRSHPCLTNQKLLYAPMGEVLILQPDKRLSPHHHLLPQDSGIYYLGDSAGISLKLLQSAVSAFFNSPHPLEILKDGGAYGPKGTVYRDHDVNSYLRSVRGVVRKEVRRLREAERERWQLLLWWPLAVHGVLATGIGGWGRCGELADAVARGGKETARQVQQHARLLGLFLLPVKLLVLGALLAVRLR